A genomic region of Desulfosarcina ovata subsp. ovata contains the following coding sequences:
- a CDS encoding MarR family winged helix-turn-helix transcriptional regulator, which produces METKKDLIASTIRELLRITHLYARIEAMPIPVSEEVMVSTREAHTIQAIGEGENISVTQVADHFGITKSAASQMIAKLEKRGFLIKKPAAHSNKEFELSLTELGWCAFHAHEHFHGKDFAKLVDSLSAFPISQIATLSVLLETLGGVMQQRLSRHSQS; this is translated from the coding sequence ATGGAAACCAAAAAAGACCTGATTGCGTCCACCATTCGTGAACTGCTGCGCATTACCCACCTGTACGCGCGTATCGAAGCCATGCCGATTCCCGTTAGTGAGGAGGTTATGGTCTCCACCCGTGAGGCGCATACCATTCAAGCCATTGGCGAAGGTGAAAACATCAGCGTCACCCAGGTGGCCGACCATTTCGGGATCACCAAAAGCGCGGCGTCTCAGATGATCGCAAAACTGGAAAAAAGAGGCTTTTTAATCAAAAAGCCCGCAGCCCACAGCAACAAGGAGTTTGAACTCTCGTTGACGGAGTTGGGGTGGTGTGCCTTCCATGCCCATGAACACTTCCACGGCAAGGATTTCGCCAAATTGGTGGACAGCTTGAGCGCTTTTCCCATCTCACAGATCGCCACGTTGTCGGTTTTATTGGAGACGCTGGGCGGGGTAATGCAACAACGTCTTTCCCGGCATTCCCAAAGCTAA
- a CDS encoding endonuclease/exonuclease/phosphatase family protein — MPDFGHTTAKIAAWNLAGYGGIPEARLNRQVEGLALLDAEVIALVEVNPLSALETLRQGLADKGVSYGAAIVPQADDLHIGVLYKEGITAENPRLLEGSDLGDSRRRKAFIVDLRVGRFDFMLVVVHLKSGRSAASQKIRDDQAKTIGAFIRERRQASRDDILLAGDFNMIPGQDVSNFHHLGGDDLMDFVSSWDLPDRFSHILEAGRANLLDGFAISRTYSTEYIRGSLRIFPMHWCMDIGRERFRETVSDHLPFVASFRIDRDRD; from the coding sequence ATGCCTGATTTTGGTCACACCACAGCAAAAATCGCTGCATGGAACCTGGCCGGTTATGGCGGGATTCCCGAAGCGCGTCTCAATCGTCAGGTGGAAGGGTTGGCCCTGTTGGATGCGGAAGTCATCGCCCTGGTGGAAGTAAATCCGCTCTCAGCCTTGGAGACCCTCAGACAGGGACTGGCCGACAAGGGTGTCAGCTATGGGGCGGCCATTGTTCCGCAGGCCGACGACCTGCATATCGGGGTGCTGTACAAGGAGGGCATCACCGCTGAAAACCCGCGTCTTTTGGAGGGTTCGGACCTGGGCGACAGCCGCCGACGCAAGGCCTTCATCGTGGACCTACGCGTCGGCCGCTTCGACTTCATGTTGGTCGTCGTCCATTTAAAATCCGGGCGATCGGCCGCCAGTCAGAAGATCCGCGACGACCAGGCCAAGACCATCGGTGCGTTTATCCGCGAACGTCGCCAAGCCAGCCGGGATGACATCCTGCTGGCCGGGGATTTCAACATGATCCCCGGCCAGGACGTGAGCAATTTTCACCACCTCGGCGGCGACGACCTGATGGATTTCGTCTCGTCCTGGGATCTTCCCGATCGCTTCTCCCACATTCTGGAAGCCGGTCGGGCCAACCTGCTGGACGGGTTCGCCATCAGCCGAACCTACAGCACCGAATATATTCGCGGGAGCCTGCGGATCTTTCCCATGCACTGGTGTATGGATATCGGCCGGGAGCGGTTCCGCGAAACCGTGTCCGACCACCTGCCCTTCGTAGCGAGTTTCAGGATTGATCGCGACCGGGATTGA
- a CDS encoding ABC transporter substrate-binding protein — protein sequence MRIGHAPHDHHSPLFIAALNPSYFKENGGIYLQEVVFRKEYRLISHGKLIADVIIDSVTGGKELIRKLHEEYFDISFGGVPAILHFIDQGADLKILSPVMAEGAGFAVRADLPFDDWDGFLQYVRCQDRPFRVGYKMAVSVQNIIFEKALQTSKISFGRSLDERDVQVQLLNLYGAKNLPSALSNGLIDGFVVMQPYLAQAKRDTKLKIVAMLSELPPNGNWKGHPCCALAANSVYLNTHPEESTALLALLMRANRYIREYPSQSALQISKWLGTSPDVEADALGTIRFGVDFDDDWNRGVHHWIQTMIDSGDLKDRVKRMFETDQTMSQIYAKDIYDRAKRTM from the coding sequence TTGCGCATCGGACACGCTCCCCACGATCATCACTCCCCACTTTTCATCGCAGCGCTCAACCCTTCGTATTTCAAGGAAAATGGAGGAATCTATCTTCAGGAAGTTGTCTTCCGCAAGGAATACCGGCTGATATCCCATGGCAAACTCATTGCCGATGTAATTATTGATTCGGTTACCGGTGGAAAAGAATTGATCCGAAAACTTCACGAGGAATATTTTGATATTTCATTTGGCGGTGTTCCGGCCATTCTTCATTTTATCGATCAGGGTGCGGATTTAAAGATACTCTCTCCTGTAATGGCCGAAGGTGCAGGGTTTGCTGTCCGAGCCGATCTTCCCTTTGATGACTGGGATGGGTTTTTACAATACGTCCGTTGCCAGGACCGCCCTTTCCGGGTGGGGTATAAAATGGCTGTTTCGGTCCAAAATATAATTTTTGAGAAAGCCTTGCAAACATCCAAAATATCCTTTGGACGCAGTCTGGATGAACGGGATGTCCAGGTGCAGCTTTTAAACTTATATGGCGCGAAGAACTTGCCTTCCGCTCTAAGCAACGGCTTAATCGACGGATTTGTTGTCATGCAGCCCTATCTGGCCCAGGCAAAAAGAGATACGAAGCTTAAAATCGTTGCCATGTTGAGTGAATTGCCGCCAAACGGAAACTGGAAAGGTCACCCCTGTTGTGCCTTGGCGGCAAATAGCGTCTATTTGAATACCCATCCGGAGGAAAGCACCGCATTGCTGGCGCTGCTCATGAGAGCCAACCGGTACATCCGGGAATACCCGTCCCAGAGCGCCCTTCAGATTTCAAAATGGCTGGGGACCTCGCCGGACGTCGAGGCCGATGCGCTCGGGACGATCCGGTTTGGCGTTGATTTCGACGATGACTGGAACCGGGGCGTTCATCACTGGATCCAGACCATGATCGACTCGGGCGATCTGAAGGACCGGGTGAAACGAATGTTTGAAACCGATCAGACTATGAGTCAGATCTATGCAAAAGACATTTACGACAGAGCCAAAAGGACCATGTAA
- a CDS encoding AEC family transporter has protein sequence MGIITTIVPIFIVVAIGWLARRRGFIPMEFLPPANRLVYYLAIPAMIFCAISKGTIRQHFNTAGLLLTLAAVTSAYLMAWGVSHLDRMAGARAGTFIQSAAHGNQGHIGLPLAFYLLGQSGLVKASIIAGFVMILQNVLSVWFLQTQAAPRGSRSGTIDILLKLSGNPIILSAMTGILFAFFQIPVPIVLQRSLEMLGGMAPPMALLLIGASLSIRGMRRHFRPAIGAVLIKLVVLPAIGLLLYLKLGLTADEFLPGLILLASPSATVTFVMAREMQGDPEFAVATISASTLFSAATFSLWLMLVHWIALAAG, from the coding sequence ATGGGCATCATTACCACCATCGTTCCCATCTTCATTGTGGTTGCCATCGGTTGGCTGGCGCGCAGAAGAGGCTTCATTCCTATGGAATTTCTGCCTCCGGCCAACCGTCTGGTCTATTACCTGGCCATTCCGGCCATGATCTTCTGCGCGATCTCCAAGGGCACCATTCGTCAGCATTTCAACACCGCCGGTCTGCTGCTCACCCTGGCAGCAGTGACCAGCGCCTACCTCATGGCCTGGGGTGTCTCCCACCTAGACAGGATGGCCGGGGCCCGGGCCGGAACCTTCATCCAGAGTGCCGCCCATGGCAACCAGGGGCACATCGGCCTGCCGCTGGCCTTTTATCTCCTGGGACAGTCCGGGCTGGTCAAGGCCAGCATCATTGCCGGGTTCGTAATGATTCTGCAAAACGTGCTCTCGGTCTGGTTTCTCCAGACGCAGGCGGCTCCCAGGGGCTCGCGATCCGGCACGATAGACATTCTGCTCAAGCTTTCCGGCAACCCGATCATTCTCTCGGCCATGACCGGAATCCTCTTCGCCTTTTTTCAGATCCCCGTCCCCATCGTGCTGCAGCGTAGCCTGGAGATGCTGGGCGGCATGGCCCCGCCCATGGCCCTACTGCTGATCGGGGCATCCCTTTCGATCCGGGGCATGCGGCGGCATTTCCGACCGGCCATTGGCGCCGTGCTGATCAAACTGGTCGTTCTTCCCGCCATCGGCTTGCTGCTCTATCTGAAACTCGGTCTCACCGCCGACGAGTTCCTCCCCGGCCTGATTCTGCTGGCCTCCCCCAGCGCCACGGTGACGTTCGTCATGGCCAGGGAGATGCAAGGCGATCCCGAGTTCGCCGTGGCGACCATTTCTGCGAGTACGCTTTTCTCTGCGGCCACCTTCAGCCTGTGGCTGATGCTGGTGCATTGGATTGCACTAGCGGCAGGATAA
- a CDS encoding SDR family oxidoreductase has translation MQPDLKQPVFVTGGTGYVGGRLIPRLLGAGYRVRAMVRSPQRLSCRPWGQHPHLEIAAGNALDRNAFVHASEGCGEAFYLIHSMNAHKGRYADADRQAAENMVAAAEQNGLTRIIYLGGLGDQDHEALSPHLRSRHSVARIFQAGQIPVTNLRAAMILGSGSASFEMLRYLVDRLPVMITPRWVHTPCQPIAIGNVLDYLEGCLRVPESAGQTFDIGGPDVLTYRDLIRIYAREAGLRPRIIIPVPVLTPWLSAKWIHLVTPVPASIAQPLTEGLCVPVVCRDSRIRQIVPVELVDAGKAIRTALERVRQEQVKTCWFDGGGRLPPEWTTCGDADYAGGTVLGGAHRIVLAGDAEAVWRTVSAIGGGNGWYFAHGLWRLRGMLDRLAGGPGLRRGRRHPTDLRVGDGLDFWRVIALEAPRRLLLLAEMKAPGDALLEFLITPRGNGRVELKMVSRFLPRGLLGILYWYALLPTHQWLFEGLLRSVAARTGLAVDSGPEKAAMSAMLECRW, from the coding sequence ATGCAACCCGATTTAAAACAGCCCGTTTTTGTCACCGGCGGCACCGGCTATGTGGGCGGGCGCCTGATTCCCCGCCTTCTGGGCGCCGGGTATCGGGTGCGTGCCATGGTTCGTTCGCCGCAACGACTGTCCTGCCGACCCTGGGGGCAGCACCCGCATCTGGAGATTGCCGCCGGCAATGCGCTGGACCGGAACGCTTTTGTGCACGCGAGCGAAGGCTGCGGAGAGGCTTTTTATCTGATTCACTCCATGAACGCCCACAAGGGGCGCTATGCCGACGCAGACCGGCAGGCGGCGGAGAATATGGTTGCCGCCGCCGAACAGAATGGGTTGACGCGGATTATCTATTTGGGCGGACTGGGCGATCAGGATCACGAAGCCCTGAGCCCGCACCTAAGGTCGCGCCACTCGGTGGCGCGAATTTTTCAGGCCGGCCAGATTCCCGTCACCAACCTGCGGGCGGCCATGATCCTGGGGTCGGGCAGCGCCTCCTTCGAGATGCTGCGTTACCTGGTGGATCGCCTGCCGGTGATGATTACGCCCCGCTGGGTGCATACGCCCTGCCAGCCCATTGCCATTGGCAATGTGCTCGATTATCTGGAAGGGTGCCTGCGGGTACCGGAGAGCGCCGGCCAGACCTTCGACATCGGTGGGCCGGATGTTCTCACTTACCGGGATCTGATCCGGATTTATGCCCGGGAGGCCGGTTTGCGCCCACGCATCATTATCCCCGTGCCGGTACTGACCCCATGGCTGAGTGCCAAATGGATCCATCTGGTGACACCGGTACCGGCTTCCATTGCCCAGCCCTTGACCGAAGGACTCTGTGTTCCAGTGGTTTGCCGCGACTCGCGCATCAGGCAGATCGTGCCCGTCGAACTGGTGGACGCCGGCAAGGCGATCCGCACGGCGTTGGAACGGGTTCGCCAGGAGCAGGTAAAGACCTGTTGGTTCGACGGCGGTGGCCGCCTGCCGCCCGAGTGGACCACCTGCGGGGATGCCGACTATGCCGGCGGGACGGTCCTGGGAGGGGCGCATCGCATTGTCCTTGCGGGGGATGCCGAAGCGGTATGGCGGACGGTGTCGGCCATCGGCGGCGGGAACGGCTGGTACTTTGCCCATGGCCTCTGGCGGCTGCGGGGAATGCTGGACCGGCTGGCGGGCGGCCCGGGCCTGCGCCGGGGAAGACGGCATCCCACTGACCTGCGGGTTGGGGACGGCCTCGATTTCTGGCGGGTGATTGCCTTGGAAGCGCCCCGGCGGCTGTTGCTCCTGGCGGAGATGAAGGCGCCGGGCGATGCCCTGCTGGAATTTCTCATTACTCCCCGCGGGAACGGCCGGGTGGAACTGAAAATGGTTTCACGCTTTCTTCCTCGCGGACTTCTTGGGATTCTCTACTGGTACGCCCTCCTGCCTACCCATCAGTGGCTGTTCGAAGGCCTTCTTCGGTCGGTGGCCGCCAGAACCGGGCTCGCCGTTGACAGCGGGCCCGAGAAAGCGGCGATGTCGGCGATGTTGGAATGCCGATGGTGA
- a CDS encoding radical SAM protein produces the protein MNAILRSILNNRIPGQLVIQITDRCNARCPQCGMRTTNAFSRSTLDTDTIKRLIDAAAVRGVQAISFTGGEPLLDMDRLVALIRHAGDAGIPYIRTGTNGFIFRHPDRADFADRVNRIVEQLADTPLRNFWISLDSAVDAVHESMRGFPGAVAGIEKALPIFHRAGIYPAVNLGINRNVGGRATRELKPAASPLDEAYLEIFYHRYSRAFERFYQRAVDLGFTMANACYPMSIDVPECEQGLSAVYAATTVADIVRFTPGEKRMLFKALAGAIRRFRGKIRIFSPLCALESLVRQYSADRGPRPYGCRGGIDFFFVNAADGHAYPCGYRGNEDHGWLWELDWSRLHPPREKDACRQCDWECFRDPSELMGPLLEVFANPAGLIRRLVKSPRAFGAWADDLRYYRACGFFNGRQAPIDARLKHFTPRVEGRTRFVPVQTAS, from the coding sequence ATGAACGCCATCCTCCGATCCATCCTGAACAATCGCATTCCCGGCCAGTTGGTGATCCAGATTACCGACCGCTGCAATGCACGCTGTCCCCAGTGCGGTATGCGGACCACGAATGCGTTCAGCCGCTCGACCCTTGACACCGATACCATAAAACGGCTGATCGATGCCGCCGCCGTCCGGGGGGTGCAGGCCATCTCCTTTACCGGCGGTGAACCGCTTCTGGATATGGATCGACTGGTGGCGTTGATCCGCCATGCCGGTGATGCCGGCATTCCCTATATCCGTACCGGCACCAACGGGTTTATCTTCCGGCACCCCGATCGGGCCGATTTCGCGGACCGGGTGAACCGGATCGTCGAGCAGTTGGCCGATACACCATTGCGAAATTTCTGGATCAGCCTCGATTCGGCCGTGGATGCGGTGCATGAATCCATGCGCGGGTTTCCCGGGGCGGTGGCCGGTATCGAAAAGGCCCTGCCCATTTTCCACCGGGCTGGCATTTACCCGGCGGTCAACCTGGGCATCAACCGCAATGTGGGCGGCCGCGCCACCCGCGAATTGAAGCCCGCCGCCAGCCCTTTGGACGAAGCCTATCTGGAGATTTTTTACCATCGCTATTCCCGCGCCTTTGAGCGCTTTTACCAGCGGGCTGTGGATCTCGGGTTTACCATGGCCAACGCCTGCTATCCCATGAGTATTGACGTGCCGGAATGTGAGCAAGGCCTTAGTGCGGTGTATGCGGCCACCACCGTCGCCGATATCGTCCGCTTCACGCCGGGTGAGAAACGGATGTTGTTCAAGGCCCTGGCCGGAGCCATCCGGCGCTTTCGCGGGAAAATCAGAATTTTCTCGCCCTTGTGCGCCTTGGAATCCCTGGTTCGCCAATACAGCGCTGACCGTGGACCGAGACCTTACGGCTGCCGCGGGGGGATCGACTTCTTCTTCGTCAATGCCGCCGATGGCCACGCCTATCCCTGCGGCTACCGGGGTAACGAAGACCATGGCTGGTTGTGGGAGCTGGACTGGTCAAGACTGCACCCGCCGCGCGAGAAGGATGCCTGCCGGCAGTGCGACTGGGAGTGCTTCCGTGACCCATCCGAACTGATGGGGCCGCTTCTGGAAGTTTTCGCCAACCCGGCAGGGTTGATCCGTCGCCTGGTGAAATCGCCCCGTGCCTTTGGTGCATGGGCAGATGACCTGCGCTACTACCGTGCCTGCGGTTTTTTCAACGGCCGCCAGGCACCGATCGATGCCAGATTGAAGCATTTCACACCAAGGGTGGAAGGTCGTACCCGGTTTGTTCCCGTTCAAACCGCTTCTTAG
- a CDS encoding glycosyltransferase, with amino-acid sequence MQIDLHVHSKHSKRPSQWILKKIGCPESFTEPLEIYELARRRGMTHVTISDHNSIDGALEIAHLPNTFVSEEVTTYFPDDGCKLHVLALDITEAQHREIQRLRQNIFDLTTYFYQEQIFNIIAHPLYAVNDRLTIDHFEQLLLLFRNFELNGARNNRENLSLKSILNQLTPADIERLADRYTLTPLFARPHQKRLFGGSDDHSALNVARTFTEFIDAPHEVTSLAAIRDCRVAVHGLAPTPQTMAHNLYGIAWQFFRRKFDLGRYTGKDPLVRFLDSSLSPEPAPEPGMLSKVYFFLSARKNKRLKHPLSDSLATLLRHETQRLILENPDLMADAGEDETIESREQRWFAFVNRLSNRVMVHFGNHLLDHLSGANVFNIFHTIGSAGGLYTLMAPYFVAFSQFTMGRDLGTQIADRFAGNAGQRNPAPGDDVHVAHFTDTFYEVNGVALTLQQQVHLAAATNRQYTLITCDDQDRFPEKGVVRFKPVGTYDLPEYEQQKIFYPPLLEILEYCHRQGFNHIHTATPGPIGLAALAISRFLRLPISGIYHTAIPQYVQILTGSGFMEELAWKFVLWYYDQMDLIYAPSRSTCDELVAKGINAEKIRVYPRGIDTVRFHPAKRNGFYSRWDGVSDTAKLLYVGRVSKEKNLHLLAEAFRPLVQRFSQITLTIVGDGPYLEEMKRETAGLPCIYTGRLEGEDLCEAYASSDIFVFPSTTDTFGNVVLEAQASGLPVIVTDQGGPAENILPEETGLVVQSDCADSLFDAMALLLTDSNRCHRMGRAARKYMESRSFETAFDKTWELFGMVNAQKQALA; translated from the coding sequence ATGCAGATCGATTTACACGTCCACTCCAAGCACTCCAAAAGACCGTCCCAGTGGATTCTGAAAAAAATCGGCTGTCCGGAAAGTTTTACCGAGCCCCTCGAAATTTACGAGCTCGCCCGGCGGCGGGGCATGACCCACGTGACCATCAGCGATCACAACAGCATTGACGGCGCCCTTGAAATCGCCCATCTGCCGAACACTTTCGTCAGTGAAGAGGTGACCACTTACTTCCCCGACGACGGGTGCAAGCTGCATGTGCTGGCCCTGGACATCACCGAGGCCCAGCATCGCGAAATTCAACGGCTGCGCCAGAATATTTTCGATCTGACCACTTATTTCTACCAGGAACAGATCTTCAACATCATCGCCCACCCGCTGTATGCGGTCAACGATCGCCTGACCATCGACCATTTTGAACAACTGCTGCTGCTTTTCAGAAATTTCGAACTCAACGGGGCGCGCAACAACCGCGAAAACCTGAGCCTGAAAAGCATCCTCAACCAGCTTACGCCAGCCGACATCGAGCGGCTGGCCGACCGGTACACGCTCACCCCGCTTTTTGCCAGACCGCACCAGAAAAGGCTTTTCGGCGGGTCGGACGACCACAGCGCGCTCAATGTCGCCCGAACCTTTACCGAATTTATCGACGCTCCCCATGAGGTTACTTCGCTGGCGGCGATCCGGGACTGCCGCGTGGCCGTGCATGGTTTGGCGCCCACCCCCCAGACCATGGCCCACAATCTTTACGGCATCGCCTGGCAGTTTTTCCGGCGCAAGTTCGACCTGGGACGTTACACCGGCAAGGATCCCCTGGTCCGCTTTCTGGACAGCTCGCTTTCCCCCGAACCGGCTCCCGAGCCGGGTATGCTCTCAAAGGTCTATTTTTTCCTCAGCGCGCGTAAGAACAAACGTCTCAAGCATCCCCTGTCGGATTCACTGGCCACCCTCCTGCGGCACGAAACCCAGCGGTTGATCCTGGAGAACCCGGATCTGATGGCCGATGCCGGCGAAGACGAGACCATTGAATCCCGTGAGCAACGCTGGTTCGCCTTCGTCAATCGTCTTTCCAACCGGGTGATGGTCCATTTCGGTAACCATCTTCTGGATCATCTCTCCGGTGCCAATGTATTCAATATTTTTCACACCATCGGCTCGGCAGGCGGGCTCTACACCCTGATGGCGCCCTATTTCGTTGCTTTTTCCCAGTTTACCATGGGCCGCGACCTGGGTACCCAGATCGCCGACCGCTTTGCCGGAAACGCCGGGCAGAGAAATCCGGCGCCCGGTGATGACGTGCACGTGGCCCATTTTACGGACACCTTTTACGAAGTCAACGGGGTGGCCCTGACCCTGCAGCAGCAGGTTCATCTGGCCGCTGCCACCAACCGGCAGTATACCCTGATCACCTGCGACGATCAGGACCGCTTCCCGGAAAAGGGCGTGGTCCGTTTCAAACCCGTCGGTACTTACGACTTGCCCGAGTACGAGCAACAGAAGATTTTTTATCCACCCCTTCTGGAGATTTTGGAATACTGCCACCGGCAGGGTTTCAATCATATCCATACGGCCACGCCGGGACCGATTGGCCTTGCTGCCCTGGCCATTTCGCGTTTCCTGCGGCTGCCCATCTCCGGCATATATCACACGGCCATCCCCCAGTATGTGCAGATCCTCACCGGAAGCGGGTTCATGGAAGAGCTGGCCTGGAAGTTCGTGCTTTGGTACTACGATCAGATGGATTTGATCTACGCTCCCTCCCGGAGCACCTGCGATGAGCTGGTGGCCAAGGGAATCAATGCCGAAAAGATCCGGGTTTATCCGCGGGGCATTGATACGGTGCGTTTCCATCCGGCCAAACGCAACGGTTTTTACAGCCGCTGGGACGGCGTTTCGGATACGGCCAAACTCCTCTACGTGGGACGGGTGTCCAAAGAGAAAAACCTCCATCTTCTGGCCGAGGCCTTCCGGCCGCTGGTGCAACGGTTTTCTCAGATCACGCTGACGATTGTCGGCGATGGTCCCTACCTGGAGGAGATGAAACGCGAGACCGCCGGACTGCCCTGTATCTATACCGGGCGGCTGGAAGGAGAAGATTTGTGCGAGGCATACGCCTCAAGCGATATTTTCGTTTTTCCCAGCACGACCGATACTTTCGGCAATGTGGTGCTGGAAGCTCAGGCCTCAGGGCTGCCCGTGATCGTTACGGATCAGGGCGGGCCGGCCGAGAATATCCTGCCCGAAGAAACGGGGCTGGTGGTCCAGTCCGATTGCGCCGATTCCCTCTTTGATGCCATGGCATTGCTGCTTACCGATTCCAATCGGTGCCACCGCATGGGCCGGGCCGCCCGGAAGTATATGGAGAGCCGCTCCTTCGAGACGGCCTTCGACAAAACCTGGGAACTGTTCGGCATGGTTAACGCACAGAAACAGGCCCTGGCCTGA